The DNA window TGAGGGATCTTACAGAACTCTTTAAACCGCAGATGGTCGACCAGCCCATCTTCGCCCTGGTCAGACAGGGGATCACTGCAAGCGATTATGAGATTGGGGAGAGCCGGTGCACCCTCTCGGACGCACTGATCCGGCGAATGCTACTGCACCTACAGACATCGATTGAAGTGACAGCGATCGGCAGACAGGTAGAGATGCTCGCCGATGCGCTGATCAGGAATCGCGAATTCCAGATCCTCGACCCTGCAGAGTTCTTACCCCGCATCCCCCTGAAAAACCATTAAAAAAGACCGCGCCTGATAGAAAAATCCTGAAAATCAGCCCCCTCAATCTCATGCACCCGGATATCCCGGATGATCGCACGCGGACAGCTGTACAGCATCGATATAAACTTCTCCAGGATCACCGCCTCCGTCACCGCATAGACCCTGACCCTGCCATCGGTCATGTTCATCACCTCGCCGTTGATGATCAGGGACTCGGCTATCCGCTTCACACAGGCACGAAATCCGACGGACTGAACACGGCCAGTGATCAGGATCTCGACACCCATCACAGGCGGAGCTCCTGCATCACCCTGATCACCATCGCCAGTTCATCGAAGATCAGATCACGCTGCTTGAACTCCCGGATACTGGTCGCAGCCTCGCCGGCCATGTCCATCACATCCCCAGACCGGCCCTCGTCGCCAGCGGCAAAGACCCGTAGAGCGATCTCCCCAAGCACGTAGACCCTGCGTGAGAGGGGACGTATGATCCCTGCAGCTGTGATTGCGGCAGTGAGCATCTTCTCAGCCAGATTCTCCTGCCCTGCTTCGCGTGCACTGATATAGAGGTCAGTATAGAGTTTGGCCTGGAGAGCCCGATCTGAAAGGGTGTGGAGTATCCGCTCAAGGGAGACGATCATCCCCTTCGTAAACTCCCCCGAGAGAATCTTCCGCCGTGCATCCAGCACACTGGTGGAGACCAGATCACGGGGGAGGGACTCATATTCAAGGTTCATCCTCCGAAGGGCTTCAGCCCTGATATCATCGTCCTCGATCGAGCGTGCGACCGCGACGGCCCGTTCGCGATATGCCGGATCAGGCCTCCGTGCCGAGATCATCAGCAGTTTCTGGACCACGGCCTTCTTCACCACCGAGACGATGAACGGGATGTTGATCTCCTGCAGCGCTGCCTCCGCCCGTTCCAGAAAGAGATCCGCATAGATATACTCTCCAGAAGACTCAGCGATCGGCACCACGTCCAAGAGAGCGATGGCTCGTTCATAGGGGGATGCGATCGTCTGGATCGACACCGCAACTGCCTGGAGGATCTCCCTGCACTTCACCGGATCCTGACGAACCATGTTGGAGATCGCGATCAGAGCTTCGATGTAATCCTCAGGTGTTCGGATCTCAGCAACGATCTGCATCGCCCGGGCAATATTCTCAGGGTTTTTATTGGTACTGTTGAGGGAGACGATCGAGAGAACCAGCTGAACACGCACCAGCGAGTCTTTCTCAGGCTCGACCCCTGGCAACAGGTCCATCGCCTCTGAAAGACAGGCATATGCCTGCTCCTCATCAGATCGGACTAAGAGTGTCGCCACCTCGGCCAGCAGCAGCACCCGCTGATAGACCGAAGAAAGGGCTTCAGTCAGGGAGCGGACGTCCTTTAAGATATCACCGGCACGGTCCGCTTTTCCATTCTGCAGATACAGATCCGCCAGCGTGCACATCCCGGAGAGACGGGTGTAGACATCCCGGATCTGCTCGTTCAGACTGTAGGCGAGGTTCAGAATCAACTCTGAACTACCGGCCTGGTCCAACCGCATCAACAGGTACGAAAGGATCTCATACGAGTCGGTGGAGTCAAGCAGTTCGGTGATCTCCCGGAGGCCCGAGGCGATACGAGAGATCATCGCATCCCGCTCGCAGGGATTCTCGATCTCCAGCGAGAAGATCGTCAGCGGGACGAAGAAGTTCATGTTGGTGGACTTGTCGGCGTACTGCAGGATGATATCGATCGAACTGGCGATCTTCAGGGAGACCAGTTGCTTCTGCTGGGACTGCTTGAGGAGCGAGAGTGCCTGCCGGAATGGACGAATCTCCTCAATAAAGTCTGAGGTGTCACTGATCGTTCCGGCCTCCTCCAGGGTCAGACAACCGACCCGGATATAGTTCTCGATGATCCGCTCCATCAGTTGGTGACGGAGCGACGGGTCATCGATCGTCTCAAGGATCTGGGTCGCCTCGTCCAGGGCATACGGGGCCTTCTCGATCAGGGCGTACCGGATCATCCCCTGGATGATCTTTCCGATCGCAGAGACCGCATACTCCTTATCCAGCAGCGATGTAGACCAGACCTTCATCCTCCGAAGCAGGTCAAGGTCGGACTGTTTGACGGCGAGGAGCGAGGCCGCCTCGATCACATTGAAGAGCGCCTCCGAACGGGTGTGTTGCCCCTCAATATTACAGGAGAGTCCGATCGCCCGCTGCAGGAAGTCCCGGCTGCTTTGTTCGACTCCGATACTGGTCAAATTCTTGATGATCGTCGAAACAGCCCGTTCTCGCAGGGTCAGATCAGTGATCCCTTCAGCAAAATCGATCAGAATCCCAGGGTCCTGCGAGGTCAGGAACCCATGCTCGATCAGGATCCTGATACAATCACAGACCAGATGATCGCTTCGGGGATGCAGATTGGCCAGGGCCTTGACCGCAGCACTGTGCTCGGTCAGCACTCCGAACGGATGATCCTTGCAGAGTTCAAAGACCGCCCGATAGATCGCAATCTCAGCATGGGACGACTCCATCTGTGAGAGCACCTTCCCGGAGAGGAGGTCCACCTCATCGCGGATCACCCCTTCCTTGAGCAGCCGGACCACCGAGTCGTCGATCTGCGAACGGTAGGGATAATCGATCGGAAATATCCTTCCAAAGACCTCAATAGCACTATAGAACTCCCCGATTCGGAGCAGCGTGTTGGTGAAGTGGAGGTAGGTGTGCAGCCCGGTGGCACGATCGCAGATATCGTCAACCAGTTCGATGATGGCCATCAGGAACTGTGCATCTCCAGTCTTCTCAGCGATCACGATCCCTGAGTGAATGATCTCCTTGAGCGGGATCTGTGCGGAGTCGACGATCCGACCATTGAACTCAAGCGCCTTGCGGATGTACCAGAGGTCAGAGGTCATTTCGGCCTTCTTTAAGAGTCTGATAACCAGGTACCGCCGCGACCCGGGGATCTCCCGTTCCAGTGAGATCAACGTCGAATAAAGTTGGGATTTGTCCCGAACCCGTTCGAGCAGTTCCTGGATCAGACATTCAAGGATCTCGGTCTGGCGGTTAAGCGGAAGGTCTGCGAACGATCCGACGAAACTCCTGATGTCAGCGATATTCCGGCCGAGCGGGGATCGCCAGGTGAGATCGATAATACCGAGCGTACAGTTGATCCGACGGATCTTCTGCAGAATCGTCGAGGCGCTCCTGATCGCATCGATGATGATCGAGAGATCCCGCTGTGCAACCCCGATCATGACCATCGCGGTCACAATCTCACAGTGAAGGTCGGCCCTCTCTGAGACATCCCCAATCTCCTCTACCAGGTTGAGCGCAGATTGATGGAACCTGATATTCCGCGTCTCGATCCCCCAGGCGATCAGAGAGGGGACGATATCGATCAGCAGGGCCGACCGGTACTTCCGGAAACTGATATGGGCGAGGAGGCCCATCCCCTCCTCGATCAACACCGGGTTCTTCGTCCGCACCCCTTCCTGCACCAGGGCCCTCGTCACCGAGGAGAGAACCTTGGACTGGTGACTCTTCCGGTCGAGCCGGCTGGAGAGGCTGATGATTGCGCCGATCCACTGCTGGTTGGCGGTGCTGATGTACTGGTCGACCATCCGTCTGACCAGGGACTCAATCTCCTCACGTGACAGTTCCATCAGGGAGGAGAAGAGTTCGGGCTCGTCCCGCAAAAATCCGGCCTCTTCAAGGCGGGTGTTCACAGCATGGACCAGTTCAGCCCGCTCCTTTCTCTTTGCGACAGACTCGATCTCTATCAGGGCCTTGTTCATCAAGGGATAGTCCCGCTGCTCTATCGCCCCTTCGATCTTTTGCTGAAGAACTGATACTGAAGACATCGACACCAATCAATAGGTTTATACTTCATCATTATATATCGTAAATAGTATTAAAATTTTATCTTTTTTTATTTACTACATTTCGACTTTAAAACAGATGCAAACTGAAAAATCACCACATATTTTGATTTTATCCAATAAATTCTGGGAGCCCACGAGACTGAGCCCACCGCACCTGAACCCCATGGCACTGGAGAAAACTCAGCCAGAACACCATTAAACGTCATGAGCAACTACATGTGAACATGAAGGTCTGTATCATGTGCGGAGGAGAGGGGACCCGCCTCCGTCCACTCACGTTTGAGCGTCCAAAGCCATGTATACCCATCGTCAATCGACCCTCGATACAGCACCTCGTCTCGCACCTCTCCAACCTCGGTTTCAACGAGGTGGTGATCACCCTCGGGTACATGGGGTCGTCCATCGAGGAGGCTCTCGGCGATGGTTCCCTTTATGGCGTGGACATCACCTATGTCCATGAGAAGGTGAAGATGGGAACTGCAGGAAGCGTAAAGAACGCCCAAGAGTACCTGGACGGGCAACCATTCCTTGTGGTCGGAGGGGATCATGTCACCGATCTAAACGTCCTCGAGTTCTACCGCGAACACCGTCGTGGTAACCATATCGCCACCATCGGGCTGATCAGCATCGATGACCCCTCTGAGTACGGGATCGCAGAGATCGATGTCAGTTACGAGATCAAACGATTCAAAGAGAAGCCGGCGCCAGGGGAGATCTTCAGCAACCTGGCCTCGACCGGGATGTACATCTTCAACCCCGAGGTCTTCGACCACATCCCAGCCGGCACCAAGTACGACTTCGCCCGCGACCTCTTCCCTGCCCTGATGAATGAAGGGCATGTTCTGAAGGGCTGGCTCGCCCGGGGCAACTGGACCGATGTCGGGAGTCCCAGTTCGTTGCGGGTCGCCGAACGGTGGAAATTGCAGGAGATGTCAGCCACCAACATCAGCGGCAATCTGGCGATGAAGGGAGCCCATGTCCTCGGACCGGTCCAGCTCGGGGACTCGATCTCGCTCGGTTCCAACACCCGGGTGATCGGGCCGGTTGCGATCGGGGCCGGGACGATCATCGAGAAGGATGTGCTGATCGGTCCGTACACCTCGATCGGCGAGGACTGTCATATCAAGGCCAACGCCAAGATCTTCTCTTCCTCCCTGTACAACCGGATCGTCGTCGGGAAGAACAGCACGGTCAGCGGTTCGATCATCGACAATGACACCGTGATTCGGGAGGACTGCAGCATCGAGAACGACACCGTCATCGGTCCGCGGGTGATGATCCAGCGCGGGGTCGTGATCCACTCCAAGACCCGGCTCTGGCCGGAGACCGTCATCCCCGAGGGGACGATCGTCAAAGAACATGTGCTGAATAAAAAGTTTGATCCCCGGTGCGAAGGATCCTAGAGATCCAAAAACATCCTTAAAAATGAATGGTCCGTTCCGGACCTCACACTCTTTTCACAAGCCGATGGGTCAGGGCCACCAGGGGGTGGCGGGCATAGTCGAGCACCTGAATATCGTCGAGTGTCTCAAGGTGCATCGACCGGGCCGTCCGTTCCATCCCGAGCTCGATATCTTCAGTAAACTCGATGATATAGGCATCCAGCGCCGACAAACCGAGCCTCTTCGCCGCGATGGCCCTGTGATGGCCATCGACAAGGATGTTCTTCCCCGGCCGACTGACCACGATCAGCGGTTCTGCGAGCCCTTTCCTGATCTCGTACATTCGTCCTTCCAGTTCGTCCTCATAGATCTTGGACTGTGTCGGGAGGAGGCCCTCAATGGGAACCGAGCCTCGCCGGAGCGTCGGCTCGATCCCGTACAGCTTCTTCAGCGTCGTGATGAAGTTGAAGACCTTCTCAGGGGAGACATGCTCGATCTGCGAGCGGATCACATCCGAGTTCGAGACGATCCCGACCAGGTGGTTCTTCTCATCCACCACCGGGAGCTTCTGGATCCCTGACCTGAAGATGACCCGGGCTGCATCATTGATGCTCATATCCGGGTCAGCAACGATCAGGTGACTGGACATCACCTCTCTGACCTGCGTGGACGGATGGGCGAAGAGGAGATCCCTGGCTGCAATGTACCCGACCACCTCACCGTTATCTACCACCGGGAACCCGTCGTGGTTGGTCTTCCGGATCTTCTCAAAGACCTCCCGGACGATTCCCTGCGCATCGACGGTGACGACATCATAGGTCATATAGTCCTTGACCCGCTTCTTATCCATTACAGTATAATTATGGTCTCATTACTTGAATTGATCGATGTCAAAACCGATCGCTTCCAGTTCTCACCGATCCTCCAGTTCATGACCGGATCCTGACCAGTTCGCCCTCGATCTCAAGGAACCCCTCCGTCTGAAGGGCCAGAAGCAGCCGATCCACGCGAACAGGATCCTCGCCAAGTTCACCGATCAGGTCTCTGCTGCTGGCCGGCCCGATCCCGAGCAGGCGGAGGAGCCGGCCCCGCACTTGCCGGTCTGATCCCTCAAACCGGGACTGTTTCGAATAATGGGCGCTCTTCCGGTTGGGGTTCGGATGGTTCGCGGCGATGAAGGTGCCAAAGTCCATCAGGGCATAGTACCACTCACGAGGGTTCTCTCGATCGAGTGTCCGCTCAACCAGCGGAAGGATCTCTCCGTCGGTGACTCCATCCCGGTCTGCACAGAAGTAGTGGATGAAGACCCGCCGGATGTTCGTCTCGATGAAGACGGTCGGACGGTTGAAGGCGAAGGCGACGATAGATGCAGCCGTCGCCTTTCCGATCCCAGGCAGGGTTACGAGGTCGGCGGGATCCTCTTTGAGATGCCCGCCCCAGTCAGCAACGACGATGCCGGCCGCCCGGTGGAGGGCAACAGCACGCCGGTTATAACCTAGTCCCTGCCACCGGTCGAGCACCGACGAGAGCGGTGCTGCCGCGAGGGTCTTGAAGGTAGGAAACGCCCCGATGAACAGGGGGTACTTCTCCTTCACCCTGTTCACCTGTGTCTGCTGAAGCATCACCTCCGAGATCAGGATCCTGTACGGGTCCCTCGTCTCACGCCAGGCCATCGGGCGTCCATGAGCATGGTAGAACGCCCAAACCATCTCGACAAAGAGGGATAGGGTATCTGAAGTCGGCCCTGACGCCGCCAGAGCCTGGTAAAACAATCGGTCGACCTCAATATCAGCCCCGGTCAGCAACGCGGTCTGTATCTCCACACAGAGAGATTACCTCCCCGGGGCTATATCAATGGCCATCGCTGCAATTCACCAGTGGTCAAAAAAAGAGATCATCCCATAATCCTTAGGAGGAGGATACACACAACCATGAGAGATCCTCAAAAATTTGACTCTTGCGACCGGGGACGCACATCGCGCCCAGCGATCTTCACAACCATCAAGCCGAATCTTCTTGATCAGCAGGGCTTCTCTTCAGGTCCCGGTCGAGGGACCAAGGAAGTCCAGCAGAGCACGGTTCAACTGTTCGGCGTGAGTCCAGTTCAACCCATGCGGCCCGTCCTCGACGACCACAAGTTTACTCTCCTTTACCGCCTCATGGGTGCGTTCTCCTGTGACGGGAAGCGGGCAGATCCGGTCGCTGTCGCCGTGAACGATCAAGGTAGGCACATCGATGTGGGCGAGATCTTTTCGGAAATCAGTCAGCCAAGCCGAGATACAGTCCAGCGTGCCCTTGGGAGAGGCAAGAGACGCAACATCCCAACTGAGTTGAATGGCCTGGTCGCTGATCAACTTTCCACCAAGGACGTCAACATTATAGAAATTCGAGAGGAACTGGGAGAGGAATGCCGGCCGGTCAGCGATTACCCCCTGCCTCAGCCCTTCGAAGACACTGCTGTCCACCCCATCAGGATTGTCCGCAGTCTTTAACAGGAATGGCGGGATTGCAGAGATAAAGACCGCCTTTTTGACACGCTCGGATCCATACATACCGATATATCGGGCCACCTCGCCGCCACCCATGGAGAAACCAACCAGAACCATATCCTGAAGACCAAGTCTATTCACGAGAGAGTGCAGATCCTCAACGAAGGTAGTGTAATCATAGCCAAATAGCGGCTTGTCAGAGTTTCCAAATCCCCTGCGGTCGTACGTTATCACTCGGTACCCCGCATCGATCAGAATCTGTATCTGTTTCTCCCATGAGGCACCTGACAGAGGCCATCCATGAATCAGTACAATCGGATCCCCTGTTCCATGGTCCTCATAGTAGAGATCAATATCTCCTGAGTTTTCCTTACCTACAGTAATATAAGGCATAGATTCTACCACCATACAATTTTATGGACCGAATCATGTGCTGATTAAATAAAAATCTTTGGATAGAGCAATATATATAATCGAAAAATATCCAGAGGGCCGCCCAATCATCATGCTGCAGGATATGATGGATTGATGCATACAACAAACTCATATTCCCCCTCTGCCAATCAAGGGGATATGACCACACCCCCAGAACATCAGGCAGCACCTCCGAACCGGCTGATCGATCAGAAGAGTCCGTACCTGCTGGCCCACGCCCACCAGCCGGTGGCCTGGTTCCCCTGGGGGGAGGAAGCGTTCGCCAGGGCGGCAGCCGAGCAGAAACCTGTCTTCCTCTCGATCGGGTACGCGACCTGCCACTGGTGCCATGTGATGGCCGAGGAGTCGTTTATGGACCTGAAGGTCGCGGCCCTGCTCAACGACTATTACATCGCCATCAAGGTGGACCGGGAGGAGCGGCCCGACATCGATCAGGTCTACATGGCCGTCTGCCAGATGATGACCGGTTCAGGCGGCTGGCCGCTGACGATCATCATGACTCCCGACCGGCGGCCATTCTTCGCGGCCACCTACATCCCGAAGATGAGTCGGT is part of the Methanosphaerula palustris E1-9c genome and encodes:
- a CDS encoding acylphosphatase, whose amino-acid sequence is MGVEILITGRVQSVGFRACVKRIAESLIINGEVMNMTDGRVRVYAVTEAVILEKFISMLYSCPRAIIRDIRVHEIEGADFQDFSIRRGLF
- a CDS encoding nucleotidyltransferase family protein, which gives rise to MKVCIMCGGEGTRLRPLTFERPKPCIPIVNRPSIQHLVSHLSNLGFNEVVITLGYMGSSIEEALGDGSLYGVDITYVHEKVKMGTAGSVKNAQEYLDGQPFLVVGGDHVTDLNVLEFYREHRRGNHIATIGLISIDDPSEYGIAEIDVSYEIKRFKEKPAPGEIFSNLASTGMYIFNPEVFDHIPAGTKYDFARDLFPALMNEGHVLKGWLARGNWTDVGSPSSLRVAERWKLQEMSATNISGNLAMKGAHVLGPVQLGDSISLGSNTRVIGPVAIGAGTIIEKDVLIGPYTSIGEDCHIKANAKIFSSSLYNRIVVGKNSTVSGSIIDNDTVIREDCSIENDTVIGPRVMIQRGVVIHSKTRLWPETVIPEGTIVKEHVLNKKFDPRCEGS
- a CDS encoding CBS pair associated ParBc domain-containing protein codes for the protein MDKKRVKDYMTYDVVTVDAQGIVREVFEKIRKTNHDGFPVVDNGEVVGYIAARDLLFAHPSTQVREVMSSHLIVADPDMSINDAARVIFRSGIQKLPVVDEKNHLVGIVSNSDVIRSQIEHVSPEKVFNFITTLKKLYGIEPTLRRGSVPIEGLLPTQSKIYEDELEGRMYEIRKGLAEPLIVVSRPGKNILVDGHHRAIAAKRLGLSALDAYIIEFTEDIELGMERTARSMHLETLDDIQVLDYARHPLVALTHRLVKRV
- a CDS encoding HhH-GPD family protein, translating into MEIQTALLTGADIEVDRLFYQALAASGPTSDTLSLFVEMVWAFYHAHGRPMAWRETRDPYRILISEVMLQQTQVNRVKEKYPLFIGAFPTFKTLAAAPLSSVLDRWQGLGYNRRAVALHRAAGIVVADWGGHLKEDPADLVTLPGIGKATAASIVAFAFNRPTVFIETNIRRVFIHYFCADRDGVTDGEILPLVERTLDRENPREWYYALMDFGTFIAANHPNPNRKSAHYSKQSRFEGSDRQVRGRLLRLLGIGPASSRDLIGELGEDPVRVDRLLLALQTEGFLEIEGELVRIRS
- a CDS encoding alpha/beta fold hydrolase, with amino-acid sequence MVVESMPYITVGKENSGDIDLYYEDHGTGDPIVLIHGWPLSGASWEKQIQILIDAGYRVITYDRRGFGNSDKPLFGYDYTTFVEDLHSLVNRLGLQDMVLVGFSMGGGEVARYIGMYGSERVKKAVFISAIPPFLLKTADNPDGVDSSVFEGLRQGVIADRPAFLSQFLSNFYNVDVLGGKLISDQAIQLSWDVASLASPKGTLDCISAWLTDFRKDLAHIDVPTLIVHGDSDRICPLPVTGERTHEAVKESKLVVVEDGPHGLNWTHAEQLNRALLDFLGPSTGT